A part of Sulfurimonas sp. HSL-1716 genomic DNA contains:
- a CDS encoding MBOAT family protein — protein sequence MLFNSYEFIFLFLPFTFFIYFYLLQKRLTVGARGFLVFASLFFYSWWNIVYLPLILSSMLFNYVIGNSLNENFKKAKVGKRSLLMFGVVSNIALLGYFKYSDFFIENINLALHSSLSLLHLALPLAISFFTFQQIAYLVDSYRGETKEYDFLNYALFVTFFPQLIAGPIVHHAEMMPQFANKWNLAKNYKNIATGLFIFSIGLFKKVVIADSFAEIADKGFDVLHVLSFTEAWATSLSYTFQLYFDFSGYTDMAIGAALLFNIVLPINFNSPYKALSIQDFWRRWHITLSRFLKDYIYIPLGGNRKGDFRTYVNLMATFTLGGIWHGAGWTFVFWGLLHGIALVVNHIWRSIGFRLPTVLAWFLTFNFINVAWIFFRAKEWDDALKVLSGMTAVETIKIASDMDMHPDWFIMVFVVILTLKTTVEYSKKAIYTPKTAFASGIFFVSAMLLTNHISKFLYFDF from the coding sequence ATGCTCTTTAACTCCTACGAATTCATCTTTTTGTTTTTGCCGTTTACATTTTTTATCTATTTTTATCTTCTGCAAAAACGTTTAACGGTAGGAGCCAGGGGCTTTTTGGTCTTTGCATCGCTGTTTTTCTACTCCTGGTGGAACATAGTGTATCTTCCGCTCATACTTTCGTCCATGCTTTTTAACTATGTGATAGGTAACAGCCTGAACGAGAACTTTAAAAAAGCAAAAGTAGGCAAAAGATCTCTTCTTATGTTTGGTGTAGTGTCAAATATCGCGCTGCTGGGATATTTTAAATACAGCGATTTTTTTATAGAAAACATCAATCTGGCGCTGCACAGTTCCTTATCTCTTTTGCATCTGGCTCTTCCTCTTGCCATTAGTTTCTTTACCTTTCAACAGATTGCATATCTTGTCGACAGCTATAGAGGCGAAACCAAAGAGTACGATTTTTTAAATTACGCACTCTTTGTCACATTCTTCCCTCAGCTCATCGCGGGTCCGATCGTGCATCATGCCGAGATGATGCCGCAGTTTGCAAACAAATGGAACTTGGCAAAGAACTACAAAAACATCGCAACTGGACTCTTTATCTTCTCCATAGGTCTGTTTAAGAAGGTGGTCATCGCGGATAGTTTTGCAGAGATAGCCGATAAAGGTTTTGACGTTTTACATGTTTTGAGTTTTACCGAAGCCTGGGCGACATCATTGTCCTATACATTTCAGCTCTATTTTGATTTTAGCGGATATACCGATATGGCCATCGGTGCAGCACTTTTATTTAACATCGTATTGCCGATCAATTTCAACTCACCCTATAAAGCTCTAAGTATTCAGGATTTTTGGAGAAGATGGCATATCACCCTTTCACGCTTTTTAAAAGACTATATCTATATCCCTCTTGGCGGGAACAGGAAAGGGGATTTTAGAACTTATGTGAATCTTATGGCTACGTTCACACTCGGCGGCATCTGGCACGGAGCGGGATGGACATTTGTGTTTTGGGGATTATTACACGGTATCGCCTTGGTCGTCAACCATATCTGGAGATCGATAGGCTTCAGACTGCCTACGGTTCTTGCATGGTTTTTGACCTTTAACTTCATCAATGTCGCCTGGATCTTTTTTAGGGCAAAAGAGTGGGATGATGCTCTTAAAGTGCTAAGCGGAATGACGGCAGTCGAAACCATCAAGATCGCATCAGATATGGATATGCATCCGGATTGGTTTATCATGGTGTTTGTTGTGATTTTGACTTTAAAAACAACGGTAGAATATTCAAAAAAAGCGATATACACCCCAAAAACGGCTTTTGCATCGGGAATATTTTTTGTAAGTGCAATGCTTCTGACAAATCATATATCAAAATTCCTCTATTTTGATTTTTAA
- a CDS encoding carbamoyltransferase C-terminal domain-containing protein, protein MKILGSKFFGHDSALFVIDFEAKNIFAMSTERVTRIKHDSMDISPILEKYKFDGVDYVCHGFSSDSLHFKRAEEIEKEKAFRTLFKPTYVKDLKVSNYKKISTTLLGLITNTKDTLYYLERKTKKELYPNQNFKTPKDKMNFYIKEVFQKNGMPIKEVAYYDHHLCHAIAAYYFSPFVKKENVLSLTIDGEGDGHFSKLFIFDADSDYKEIAQSKTIKVDASTKLTSIGNIYSNFTEALGLRPNSDEGKVEALAAFSTKNETLYTQLTECTTISDSGIHYDTKLVAKFYDIAYLQEQIKNIGEESFASTIQTYLEDTICDFLNQVSKKYDSQHLCLSGGVAANIIMSLNIYERTPFKSIYVLPFMGDEGISAGSAILKALELNQDISWLSKKVMPYFGNEHSKVDVEKAIKDFSTKIKYTYLGDEWYKDAAQILSQDKVVSVVHGKMEFGPRALGNRSILANPVNPDIREMINLKVKKRPKYQPFCPSILEEERERLFQSSFQHKHMAIAFRVKEEFNDKIPSAIHVDGTARPQFVEEDDNPTYYKLLKELKKLTGFGVLINTSFNLHGRTIVHTPHDAILDYLDCNIDILYLEGYKIQRN, encoded by the coding sequence ATGAAAATTCTAGGCAGCAAGTTTTTTGGGCATGACAGCGCACTATTTGTAATCGATTTTGAAGCAAAAAACATTTTTGCAATGAGTACCGAACGTGTAACACGAATAAAACATGACAGCATGGATATTAGTCCTATTTTAGAAAAATATAAATTTGACGGGGTAGATTATGTTTGCCATGGCTTTTCAAGCGATTCTCTGCATTTTAAAAGAGCAGAAGAGATTGAAAAAGAGAAAGCATTTAGAACACTTTTCAAACCCACTTATGTAAAAGATCTGAAAGTTTCAAATTATAAAAAAATATCGACAACTTTACTGGGTCTAATCACCAATACAAAAGATACACTTTATTATTTGGAGCGAAAAACAAAAAAAGAGCTTTATCCGAATCAAAACTTTAAAACTCCAAAAGACAAGATGAACTTTTATATTAAAGAGGTGTTTCAAAAAAACGGTATGCCCATCAAAGAAGTTGCTTACTATGATCACCATCTATGCCATGCTATTGCCGCATACTACTTTTCACCTTTCGTTAAAAAAGAAAATGTCCTAAGTCTTACCATTGACGGCGAAGGTGACGGCCATTTTAGTAAACTATTTATCTTTGATGCTGATTCCGATTATAAAGAGATTGCACAATCTAAAACTATAAAAGTCGATGCATCTACAAAACTTACCTCTATCGGAAATATCTACAGTAATTTTACAGAAGCGTTAGGATTAAGACCAAATAGTGATGAAGGCAAGGTCGAAGCACTCGCCGCTTTTTCAACAAAAAACGAAACTTTATATACTCAACTTACCGAATGTACGACAATTAGTGATTCTGGAATTCACTATGACACAAAGCTTGTTGCAAAATTCTACGACATTGCATATCTTCAAGAGCAGATAAAGAACATCGGTGAAGAAAGTTTTGCCAGTACAATTCAAACATACCTTGAAGATACAATATGTGACTTTTTAAATCAAGTATCAAAAAAATATGACTCACAACATTTATGTCTGTCAGGCGGAGTCGCCGCCAACATCATTATGAGTTTGAATATATATGAAAGAACACCGTTTAAAAGCATCTATGTACTCCCGTTTATGGGAGATGAGGGAATTTCTGCAGGTTCAGCGATACTAAAAGCCCTGGAACTAAACCAAGATATAAGCTGGCTGTCAAAAAAAGTGATGCCGTATTTTGGCAATGAACACAGTAAAGTCGACGTAGAAAAAGCCATAAAAGATTTTAGCACAAAGATAAAATATACATACCTGGGTGATGAATGGTACAAAGATGCCGCACAAATACTTTCTCAAGACAAAGTCGTCTCTGTCGTGCACGGAAAAATGGAGTTCGGTCCAAGAGCATTAGGAAATCGTTCAATTTTAGCCAATCCTGTAAATCCCGATATCAGAGAAATGATCAATCTAAAAGTTAAAAAACGACCTAAATATCAACCTTTTTGCCCGTCGATTTTAGAAGAGGAAAGAGAGCGCTTATTTCAATCGAGTTTTCAACACAAACATATGGCAATAGCATTTCGCGTAAAAGAGGAGTTTAACGATAAAATCCCATCGGCAATACATGTAGACGGAACGGCAAGACCTCAATTTGTCGAAGAAGACGACAACCCTACTTATTATAAACTGTTAAAAGAGCTAAAAAAATTAACCGGTTTTGGTGTTCTTATCAATACTTCATTCAACTTACATGGCCGGACAATCGTACATACCCCGCATGATGCTATTTTAGATTATCTGGATTGTAATATCGATATATTGTATCTTGAAGGATACAAGATACAAAGAAATTAA